The DNA sequence GGCAGTCGACGTGGGAGTAGTGGCGGGTGGGGGTGTTGTACTCGACGTGGGCGGTGTTGATGGTGATGCCGCGGGCCTTTTCCTCGGGGGCCTTGTCGATCTGGTCGTAGGCCAGCTTCTCCACCGTCGGGTCCGCCGCCGCGGCGGTGAAGGTGATCGCCGCGGTCAGCGTGGTCTTGCCGTGGTCGACGTGCCCGATCGTCCCCACGTTCACGTGGGGCTTCGTCCGCTCAAACGTTCCTTTTGCCATGTTCTCTGCTCCTCCAAGCGGTGGGCCCATGCCAGTTCGCCCCTTCGGCCGGGTGCGGGGGCAGGGTCCACATTGGGTTGATTCCCGCCGGGACCACGGTTGGTCTCACGGCACGTTGCGCCGACGCTTTTCAGCGCACCGAAGGCCTAGCTTAGCGGAAAAGGCGGGAGAAGGCAAGTCGGGCTGGGCCGAGCGGCGCGTGCCACACAGACAAAGAGGGGCTGCCCACCCTCCCAGACGGCCCCTCTCCCCGGCTGTCGTGGCCTCCTACCTGCTCGTTTGCACCAGGGCGCTCCCGCCTCCGGCCCGCACCGGCTCGGCCGCCGCCGTGACCGTCCCGTCCGCGTTGAAGCCGATGGCCGTCAGCCGCCCGATCTCGGGGGTCGGCGCCCACCGGTAGCCCAGGGCGGCCAGCCCCTGAGCGAGCGGCGCGTTCTCGCCACCCAGGTCCACCCCGGTCGTCGCCGCGTTGCGCTGCGAGAAACGGGGGACGGTGAAGGCCTCGGCCAGGGTCCGCTTGCGGTCGATCACGTCGAAGAGGGTTTGCAGCACCGTGGTGATGATGGTCGAGCCGCCGGGGCTCCCCAGGGCCATCACCGGCTTGCCCTCCCGGAAGACGAGGGTGGGGCTCATGCTGGAGCGCGGCCGCTTGCCCGCCTCGGGAACGTTGGGATGCGGCGCCACCGCGTCGAAGTCGGTCAGCTCGTTGTTGAGGAGAAAGCCGTGGCCCGGCACCACCATCCCGTTGCCGCCGATGGACTCGATGGTGAAGGTATAGGCGACGATGTTGCCGTCCTTGTCGCTGACGGTGAGGTGGGTCGTGTCGTTGCCCTCGAAGCCCGCGGGGGCGGGGCGCAGGGGGTAGCTCGGGTCAGCCTGGAACTTGAAGGGATCGCCGGGCGGCACCGAGCCGGGCGCGGCCTGGGCGCCGATGAGGGCCCGGCGCTCGGCGGCGAACTCCCGGCTGAGGAGCCCGTTCCGGGGCACGTCCGTGTACTCGGGGTCGGCCATGTACGCCCCCCGGTCGGCGAAGGCGAGGCGTGAGACTTCGAGGTACTTCTGATACGCCTCGGTCTCGCTCAGGGCCGAGAGGTCGTAGCCCTCCATGATGTTGAGCGCCTCGGCGATGGTGAGGCCGCCGCTGGAGGGGGGCTGCATCCCGTAGACCGTGTAGCCCCGGTAGGTGCTCACCACAGGCGGGCGGACGCGGGCCTCGTAGTTGGCGAGGTCGGCGGGCGTCATGTTGCCCCTGCGGATGTTCAGGGTGTTGCCCGGTGCCACGGGCGGGTTGTTCACCGTCGCCGCGATGGCCTGGGCGATCTCGCCCGTGTAGAAGCCCGCCGCCCCCTGCCGGGCGATGGTCTCGTAGGTGCGGGCGAGGTCGGGGTTGTTGATCCGCCTGCCCAGGGCGGGGGGTTGCCCGTCCGGCAGGTAGAGCGAGGCGGTACTCGTGAAGGCGCGGAAGCGGGCCGCGTTCTCCTGCACCTGGCCCCGGTAGTTCCCGTCCACGACGAAGCCGTAACGGGCCGTCAGGATGGCCGGGTTGAGGACGCGGCGCATACTCAGTGTTCCGTACCGCGACAGCGCCTCCTGCCACCCGCGCACCGTGCCGGGCACCCCCGCCGAGAGGCCGCTCGTCACCCGCTCGTCGAAGGGAATGGGCTGCCCGTTCTCGATGAAGACGGTCGGGGTAAAGGACGCCGGGGCCGCCTCGCGGTGGTCGATGGTGACGACCCGGTTTTCCCGTGCCAGGTAGATCACCATGAAGCCGCCGCCCCCGATCCCGCAGGAGAAGGGTTCGGTGACGCCCAGGGTCGCCGCCGCCGCGACCGCCGCGTCCACGGCGTTGCCGCCCGATTCCAGAATCCGCATGGCCGCCCGGCTCGCGTCGAGGTCCACCGTCGACACGGCCCCGCCCGTCCCGGTCGCCAGCGGCACCTTGTTCCCCGCCGATCCGGTCTGCGCCTGCGCCACGCCTCCCAGCAGCAGAGCGGCCCCCAGCAACACCACGCCTCGTTTCATGTGTGCCCCCTCTCCCCTCTCTGTGCGGGGGAATCACCATAACAAAGCCGCCGCCCGGGGAAGGCGGCGCATGAAGGTTCGGAGACCCGGCTACCGGCTGGTGTACCGCTGCACGTCCCGGTCAAAGGCGCCGATCAGCATGAAGATGCCGAGGATGGTGCCGAAGGGGAAGTTCAGCAGCGAGAGCACGCCGAGCACGATGCTGGCGACCCGGCCCCACGACCGCCCCTCCAGCACCGCCCGCCGCGTGAAGTACAGCAGCAGCACGAAGGCCGCCGTGATGACAAAGGCCACCCACAGCACCGACGTGACCTGTTCCGGCGTGAGCGTCAGGGCCGCCCCGCCCGTCTGCCGAGCCGTATCGGCGAGCAGGGTGTTCACGAGCCCGCCCGCGAAGGGCAGGAAGAGCAGCGAGAGGGCGTTGAGCACGAGCTGGATCAGCAGGGGCACGGTGATGAAGGAGAGGCGCGGGGGCCGGGAGACGGGTGCGGTCATGCCCGCAGCCTAACGTGCCGGGCGGGACGGCACAAAGAAGAGGCCGCCCCCACTGGAGACGGCCCCCGAACCCCCGAGAGGGTTACTTCTTCATGAGCTGCTGGGCGAGGTTGTTCGGCACCTGGCTGTAGTGGTCGAAGAACATCGAGTAGCTCGCGCGGCCCTGGGTCATGGAGCGCATGTCGGTCGCGTAGCCGAACATCTCGCTGAGGGGCACGAACGCCTTGACGATCTGGGCGTTGCCGCGCGCCTCCATGCCCTGAATCTGGCCGCGGCGGGAGTTCAGGTCACCGATGATGTCGCCCATGTAGTCCTCGGGCACCGTCACCTCGACGCGCATGACGGGCTCCAGCAGCGCCGGGGCGCCCTTCTGCACCGCCTCCTTGAGGGCCATCGAACCGGCGATCTTGAACGCCATTTCGCTGGAGTCGACCTCGTGGTACGAGCCGTCGTAGAGGCTGACCTTCATGTCCACGACCGGGAAGCCGAGCATCGGCCCGGACTGCATGGCCTCCTCGATGCCCTTCTGGGCGGGCGCGATGAACTCGCGGGGCACGGTGCCGCCCACCACGATGTTCTCGAACACGAAGCCCGCGCCGGGCTCCAGCGGCTCGGCCTTGATCTTGACGTGGCCGAACTGCCCGCGACCGCCCGACTGGCGGACGAACTTGCCCTCCACATCCACGGCCCGCGTGATCGTCTCGCGGTACGCCACCTGGGGAGCGCCCACGTTCGCGTCCACCTTGTACTCGCGCTTCAGGCGGTCCACCAGGATTTCGAGGTGCAGCTCGCCCATGCCCGAGATGGTGGTCTGGCCGCTTTCCTGGTCGGACTCGACGCGGAAGGTCGGGTCCTCCTCGGCGAGCTTCTGGAGCCCGACGCCCATCTTCTCCTGGTCGGCCTTCGTCTTGGGCTCGATGGCGAGCTTGATGACGGGCTCGGGCACGTCGATGCTCTCCAGCAGCACGCGGTCCTCGCCGTCGGCGATCAGCGTGTTGCCGGTGCCCGCGTCCTTGAGGCCGATCACGGCGCCGAGTTCACCGGCCTTGAGTTCGGTGACCTCCTCGCGGGAGTTGGCGTGCATCTTCAGCAACCGGCCCACGCGGTCCCGCTTGTCCTTGGAGGCGTTGTACACGTAGGAACCCGACTGCATGGTGCCCGAGTACACGCGCACGAAGGTCAGGCGGCCTACGTAGGGGTCGGCCATGATCTTGAACGCGAGCGCGGCGAGCTTGCCCTCGGGGTCGGCGGGGAACTCCACCGTGTCCTCGCTGTCCTCCAGCTTGCCGCGAATGGCGGGCACTTCGAGCGGGCTGGGCAGGTAGTCGATCACGGCGTCGAGCAGAAGCTGCACGCCCTTGTTCTTGAGCGCGCTGCCGCACAGCACCGGGAAGATGCGCTGCGCGATGGTGCCCTGACGAAGGGCGGCGACGATCTCCTCGACGGTGGGTTCTTCCCCCTCGAGGTACTTCATCATCACGGTCTCGTCCACCTCGGCGGCGGCCTCGATCAGCGCGGCGCGCATCTCGGTCACCTTGTCCGCGAACTCGGCGGGCACGTCGTGCTCCTGGATCTCGGTGCCGAGGTCGTTGGTGTACGTGTAAGCCCGCTGGCGCACGATGTC is a window from the Deinococcus aestuarii genome containing:
- a CDS encoding GTP-binding protein, which codes for MAKGTFERTKPHVNVGTIGHVDHGKTTLTAAITFTAAAADPTVEKLAYDQIDKAPEEKARGITINTAHVEYNTPTRHYSHVDC
- the fusA gene encoding elongation factor G, with amino-acid sequence MTTKAQSYLTHFRNIGIAAHIDAGKTTTTERILYYTGRTHNIGEVHDGAATMDWMEQERERGITITAAATTAKWKRSGTDDEYTVNIIDTPGHVDFTIEVERSMRVLDGAVAVFDSSQGVEPQSETVWRQADRYGVPRIAFANKMDKTGASFELVLSDIRERLGAIPAPVQYPMGEENEFKGIIDIVRQRAYTYTNDLGTEIQEHDVPAEFADKVTEMRAALIEAAAEVDETVMMKYLEGEEPTVEEIVAALRQGTIAQRIFPVLCGSALKNKGVQLLLDAVIDYLPSPLEVPAIRGKLEDSEDTVEFPADPEGKLAALAFKIMADPYVGRLTFVRVYSGTMQSGSYVYNASKDKRDRVGRLLKMHANSREEVTELKAGELGAVIGLKDAGTGNTLIADGEDRVLLESIDVPEPVIKLAIEPKTKADQEKMGVGLQKLAEEDPTFRVESDQESGQTTISGMGELHLEILVDRLKREYKVDANVGAPQVAYRETITRAVDVEGKFVRQSGGRGQFGHVKIKAEPLEPGAGFVFENIVVGGTVPREFIAPAQKGIEEAMQSGPMLGFPVVDMKVSLYDGSYHEVDSSEMAFKIAGSMALKEAVQKGAPALLEPVMRVEVTVPEDYMGDIIGDLNSRRGQIQGMEARGNAQIVKAFVPLSEMFGYATDMRSMTQGRASYSMFFDHYSQVPNNLAQQLMKK
- the ggt gene encoding gamma-glutamyltransferase; the protein is MKRGVVLLGAALLLGGVAQAQTGSAGNKVPLATGTGGAVSTVDLDASRAAMRILESGGNAVDAAVAAAATLGVTEPFSCGIGGGGFMVIYLARENRVVTIDHREAAPASFTPTVFIENGQPIPFDERVTSGLSAGVPGTVRGWQEALSRYGTLSMRRVLNPAILTARYGFVVDGNYRGQVQENAARFRAFTSTASLYLPDGQPPALGRRINNPDLARTYETIARQGAAGFYTGEIAQAIAATVNNPPVAPGNTLNIRRGNMTPADLANYEARVRPPVVSTYRGYTVYGMQPPSSGGLTIAEALNIMEGYDLSALSETEAYQKYLEVSRLAFADRGAYMADPEYTDVPRNGLLSREFAAERRALIGAQAAPGSVPPGDPFKFQADPSYPLRPAPAGFEGNDTTHLTVSDKDGNIVAYTFTIESIGGNGMVVPGHGFLLNNELTDFDAVAPHPNVPEAGKRPRSSMSPTLVFREGKPVMALGSPGGSTIITTVLQTLFDVIDRKRTLAEAFTVPRFSQRNAATTGVDLGGENAPLAQGLAALGYRWAPTPEIGRLTAIGFNADGTVTAAAEPVRAGGGSALVQTSR